In Nymphaea colorata isolate Beijing-Zhang1983 chromosome 13, ASM883128v2, whole genome shotgun sequence, one DNA window encodes the following:
- the LOC126410662 gene encoding disease resistance protein Roq1-like, with translation MEGATEEKGVCFHGCGADGTEGSWQASQGDDGQKFDVFLSFRGADTRKGFIGHLYDALVTRGISTFIDNVNLEKGESVNNFSGLIIPVFFGVEPSVVEKQEGLFLPAFQKHEKNEKLKEEMSNWKNVLREVGKILGFNLKDANEYALSQL, from the exons ATGGAGGGGGCTACTGAAGAGAAAGGCGTCTGCTTTCATGGTTGTGGTGCCGATGGAACAGAGGGATCCTGGCAAGCTTCTCAAGGAGACGATGGAcagaaatttgatgttttcttaaGTTTTAGAGGGGCCGACACTCGCAAGGGATTCATTGGCCATCTTTATGATGCCTTGGTAACAAGGGGCATCTCTACTTTCATAGATAACGTGAATTTGGAGAAAGGTGAAAGCGTGAATAACTTTTCTGG GCTCATCATTCCTGTATTCTTCGGTGTCGAACCTTCCGTTGTTGAGAAGCAGGAAGGTCTCTTTCTGCCAGCGTTCcagaagcatgaaaaaaatgagaagctAAAGGAAGAGATGAGCAACTGGAAAAATGTTTTGCGTGAGGTTGGAAAGATATTGGGGTTCAACCTAAAGGATGCAAATGAGTATGCTCTCAGCCAACTCTAG
- the LOC126410663 gene encoding disease resistance protein Roq1-like: MQINDKDDSITKIRNRIGDMKVLVVLDDVDHKDQLDALVGSQSGWFSGESITIVTCRDESISKGRQKVIYMVLELDPAQSLKLFSQHAFKQPEPKSDWRGELSKKVVSISGGIPLCLHIFGSLFSDNKSIEGWESKLEQLKRDQNEEVHVRLKISYDSLDTKKQRIFLDIACFLIGWEDWEQAYPGELERWEVRKEKKQYAMLMWEGSRLYPTDAIEELQCKFLISINDEHGTFEMHDQILDMGRNIVKQEPVATRFWKNNETSQMLQRTKGTEKVEAITFHRHDGQHNIPPLNKISFRNMDELIILDTSCVRMEGSYQDLPKSLKFLRWWQCPLKSLPIIDFDVMNIVVVDLTESIIEEFLGPSVTNTWFFRYLHPQEVNYSRTFSQLKVLILKNCQNLKSSPDFRLIPNATKLVFEGCTNLGRVHESIGDLQRLARLNLGNCRSLNKTPDSICRLSSLEKLVLRGCWSLQELPEEIGRLTSLKVLQLGPGDMQRLPEFVGLLTNLQELEAILCDLKTIPDISNLQALRRLSLSGCFQLMDVPGLSKLRRL, translated from the exons ATGCAAATAAACGACAAGGACGACAGCATCACCAAGATCAGAAATAGAATTGGAGACATGAAAGTGCTTGTAGTTCTCGACGATGTTGATCATAAAGACCAGCTCGATGCGCTGGTCGGCAGCCAGTCAGGTTGGTTCAGTGGCGAAAGCATAACCATTGTCACTTGTAGAGATGAAAGCATCTCCAAGGGACGACAGAAGGTCATCTATATGGTTCTGGAATTGGATCCTGCCCAATCGCTTAAACTTTTCAGTCAGCATGCGTTTAAGCAACCCGAGCCAAAATCAGATTGGAGAGGTGAATTGTCGAAGAAAGTTGTGTCAATTTCTGGTGGGATACCTCTGTGCCTCCATATATTTGGGAGCCTCTTCTCTGACAATAAATCCATTGAAGGATGGGAGTCGAAGCTGGAGCAATTAAAACGGGATCAAAATGAAGAAGTCCATGTTAGGTTAAAAATAAGCTATGACAGCCTTGATACTAAAAAACAGCGGATATTCTTGGACATAGCATGTTTTCTTATTGGTTGGGAGGATTGGGAGCAAGCTTACCCAGGGGAGTTGGAGAGATGGGAAgtgaggaaagaaaagaaacaatacGCAATGCTCATGTGGGAAGGTTCCAGACTTTACCCAACTGATGCAATTGAAGAGTTGCAGTGTAAATTTCTAATCAGCATAAATGATGAGCATGGCACCTTtgaaatgcatgatcaaatacTAGACATGGGAAGAAATATTGTCAAGCAGGAGCCGGTGGCAACCAGGTTTTGGAAAAATAACGAAACATCGCAAATGCTTCAACGAACAAAG GGAACAgagaaggttgaagccataacTTTCCACCGTCACGACGGGCAGCATAATATTCCACCTTTGAACAAGATATCTTTTAGAAACATGGATGAGCTGATAATACTTGATACAAGCTGCGTCAGGATGGAGGGCTCGTATCAGGATCTACCCAAATCATTGAAGTTCCTAAGGTGGTGGCAGTGTCCATTGAAATCATTGCCGATCATCGACTTCGATGTTATGAACATTGTAGTGGTCGACCTGACAGAGAGCATCATAGAGGAGTTTCTAGGTCCAAGTGTGACTAACACGTGGTTTTTTCGTTACCTCCACCCCCAAGAGGTGAACTACTCGCGGACGTTCAGCCAATTGAAAGTGCTTATTCTCAAGAATTGCCAGAACCTCAAGAGCTCCCCTGATTTTAGGCTGATTCCAAACGCAACCAAATTGGTATTTGAAGGGTGCACCAACTTGGGTCGAGTCCACGAATCGATCGGCGATCTCCAAAGGTTGGCGCGCTTGAACTTGGGAAACTGTCGTTCTCTAAATAAAACACCTGATAGCATCTGTCGCCTAAGTTCTTTGGAGAAGCTCGTCCTGAGAGGGTGTTGGTCACTACAGGAACTACCAGAAGAGATTGGCAGGTTGACGTCTTTAAAGGTGCTCCAATTAGGCCCAGGGGATATGCAAAGACTTCCGGAGTTTGTTGGCCTGTTGACAAACCTGCAGGAGTTGGAAGCCATCCTTTGCGATTTGAAGACAATCCCAGACATTTCAAATTTGCAAGCCCTGCGACGTTTAAGTCTGAGCGGATGCTTCCAGCTGATGGATGTTCCTGGCCTTAGCAAACTGAGACGCCTATAG